A genomic region of Catalinimonas niigatensis contains the following coding sequences:
- the ligA gene encoding NAD-dependent DNA ligase LigA — MTAEEAKKKIEELTDSINYYTHLYYQESTSKISDYEFDQLLEKLIELENEFPQFRYPHSPSQRVGGTITKDFATVVHEYPMLSLSNTYSHEELIEFDRRVAKGLNDQPYEYFCELKFDGVAISLLYENGYLIRAATRGDGVRGDDITHNARTIRTIPLSIKADNLPVRFEVRGEVFMPRTVFNKLNRLREEEGEALLANPRNAASGSLKMQDSALVAQRQLDCYLYGLVGEDLHVLTHADAIYALEKWNFHISDTYCQCKNMDAVLEYINEWEKKRVEFPVDTDGIVIKVNSHEQQRILGSTAKSPRWAIAYKYKAQSAATILLDIDYQVGRTGAITPVAHLSPVKLAGTIVKRASLHNANEIARLDLRVGDTVFVEKGGEIIPKVTGVDVSKRQPHSQEVRYIAHCPSCNTALIRKEGEAQHFCPNIKGCPTQIKGRIEHFIQRKAMNIDSMGKETVALLYEKGLLHTPADLYKLTYDDIFILEGFKDLSTQNLLKGIEASKSTSFENVLFALGIRYVGKTVAEKLARHFGDIYKLEKATFDELVNVPEIGERIALSILNFFEDQDNRDIVDELKEAGLQFEIVEEKDRHESSILEGKSFVVSGIFQSFSREEIKEKVRANGGQIVSAVSGKVDYLLAGENMGPAKRKKAKSLGVSIISEQDFLNMLTT, encoded by the coding sequence ATGACAGCAGAGGAAGCAAAAAAAAAGATTGAAGAGCTTACTGACAGCATCAATTACTATACTCATTTATATTATCAGGAAAGCACCTCAAAAATTTCGGATTATGAGTTTGATCAATTACTGGAAAAACTGATTGAACTAGAAAATGAGTTTCCTCAGTTTCGCTACCCTCACTCTCCTTCTCAACGGGTAGGAGGCACCATCACCAAAGATTTTGCGACTGTTGTTCATGAATACCCTATGCTATCATTGAGCAATACCTACAGCCATGAGGAATTGATAGAGTTTGACAGAAGAGTGGCCAAAGGATTAAATGACCAACCCTATGAATACTTTTGTGAGCTTAAATTTGATGGTGTAGCCATTAGTCTGTTATATGAAAATGGTTATCTTATCAGGGCAGCTACCCGCGGTGATGGTGTACGTGGTGACGATATTACCCATAATGCCAGAACCATACGGACTATCCCATTGAGTATCAAAGCAGATAATTTACCTGTACGTTTTGAAGTAAGAGGCGAAGTATTTATGCCTCGCACAGTGTTTAACAAGCTCAATAGACTACGTGAGGAAGAAGGTGAAGCCTTGTTAGCTAACCCACGAAATGCAGCATCCGGTAGCCTTAAGATGCAGGACTCAGCATTAGTAGCTCAGCGGCAGCTCGATTGTTATCTATATGGATTAGTGGGAGAAGATCTTCATGTATTGACCCACGCCGATGCCATTTATGCCCTGGAGAAGTGGAATTTTCATATATCTGATACTTACTGCCAATGTAAAAACATGGATGCAGTACTAGAATACATCAATGAATGGGAAAAAAAGCGCGTAGAGTTCCCGGTAGATACTGATGGCATTGTGATTAAAGTAAATAGCCATGAGCAGCAAAGAATACTAGGAAGCACTGCAAAAAGTCCTCGCTGGGCCATTGCTTATAAATATAAAGCACAAAGCGCCGCTACCATACTTTTGGATATAGACTATCAGGTAGGACGAACCGGCGCCATTACCCCGGTTGCTCATTTATCTCCTGTGAAGTTAGCAGGAACAATCGTCAAGAGAGCTTCTCTTCATAATGCCAACGAAATTGCACGACTAGACTTAAGAGTAGGAGATACTGTATTTGTAGAAAAAGGAGGGGAGATCATTCCCAAAGTGACTGGCGTAGATGTAAGTAAACGGCAGCCACATAGCCAGGAAGTACGCTATATCGCGCATTGCCCTTCTTGCAATACCGCTCTGATACGCAAAGAAGGTGAAGCCCAGCATTTTTGCCCAAACATCAAAGGTTGTCCTACCCAGATCAAAGGTAGAATAGAGCATTTTATCCAGCGTAAAGCCATGAATATTGACAGCATGGGGAAAGAAACTGTAGCTTTACTTTACGAAAAAGGCTTACTCCATACGCCTGCAGATCTGTATAAACTTACTTATGATGACATATTTATACTTGAAGGATTTAAGGATCTTTCCACTCAAAACCTTCTTAAAGGCATTGAGGCATCAAAAAGTACATCTTTTGAAAATGTTCTTTTTGCTTTAGGCATACGTTATGTAGGAAAAACAGTAGCCGAGAAGCTAGCCCGTCATTTTGGAGATATATATAAGCTCGAGAAAGCTACTTTTGATGAGTTGGTAAATGTGCCTGAAATAGGAGAAAGGATCGCCCTGAGTATTCTCAACTTTTTTGAAGATCAGGATAATAGGGATATTGTAGATGAACTCAAAGAAGCTGGCTTGCAGTTTGAAATTGTAGAAGAGAAAGATCGTCATGAAAGCAGTATATTAGAGGGGAAATCCTTTGTGGTTTCCGGTATATTCCAGTCGTTTAGCAGAGAAGAGATCAAAGAAAAAGTCAGAGCTAATGGCGGACAAATTGTGTCCGCAGTTTCTGGCAAAGTAGATTACCTTTTGGCGGGTGAAAATATGGGACCTGCAAAACGCAAAAAGGCAAAAAGTTTAGGTGTTTCAATTATTTCTGAGCAAGATTTCTTAAATATGCTAACTACTTAA
- a CDS encoding histone H1, protein MKRFDELRDLVMSLEGDFEKFYDKENQAAGTRVRKGMQELKNLAQEIRIEVQDMKNKAS, encoded by the coding sequence ATGAAAAGATTTGATGAACTTAGAGATTTAGTAATGTCACTGGAAGGTGACTTCGAGAAATTCTACGACAAAGAAAACCAGGCAGCTGGTACCCGTGTAAGAAAGGGTATGCAGGAGCTTAAGAATTTGGCGCAAGAAATCAGAATTGAAGTTCAGGATATGAAGAACAAAGCTTCTTAA
- a CDS encoding DUF6913 domain-containing protein: MFMFITRKIIKFQLPGLLKKTKVKHKTVNYDKAQRVGILVTFHDHEKQHTVDEFIDHLVADKKEVQVLCYDKRRARNKIFGYLQFTDKNISLFGKFKTEHVIDFINNDFDYLFHLDLESNEILDKILALSQAKCRIGNDMEEHRAFYELMIKADTLTQLCKLMQHYVKIVNVNEKQV; the protein is encoded by the coding sequence ATGTTCATGTTCATCACTAGAAAAATTATTAAGTTTCAGCTTCCTGGTCTATTAAAAAAGACTAAGGTTAAGCATAAAACTGTTAACTACGATAAAGCTCAACGTGTAGGAATTCTGGTCACATTTCATGATCATGAAAAACAGCATACAGTAGATGAATTTATTGATCATCTGGTAGCTGATAAAAAAGAAGTGCAGGTTTTGTGTTATGACAAACGTCGCGCACGCAACAAAATTTTTGGCTACTTACAATTTACGGACAAGAATATTTCCTTGTTCGGTAAGTTCAAGACCGAACATGTGATTGATTTTATCAATAATGATTTTGACTACTTATTTCATCTGGATTTGGAATCCAATGAAATTCTGGACAAAATTCTGGCATTAAGTCAGGCAAAGTGCCGTATTGGAAATGATATGGAAGAACATCGTGCATTTTATGAGTTGATGATCAAAGCAGATACACTAACCCAACTCTGCAAGTTGATGCAGCATTATGTGAAAATTGTGAATGTAAACGAGAAGCAGGTCTGA
- a CDS encoding aminotransferase class I/II-fold pyridoxal phosphate-dependent enzyme, translating into MDLFKKFTVDMGPLGRHAGVEDGYFMFPKLEGDIAPRMKFRGREVLTWSLNSYLGLANHPEVRKIDREAADKWGLAYPMGARIMSGNTDKHDELEVNLAAFVKKESAMLLNYGYQGILSIIDALVDRKDIIVYDGESHACIIDGVRLHMGKRFVYPNNDINNLEKQLSRATKLAKETGGGILVITEGVFGMSGNMGALKEIVALKEKYEFRLLVDDAHGFGTMGSNGAGAGEEQGVQDGIDLYFSTFAKAMASIGAFVAGDEQVIRYLRYNTRSQIFAKSLPMVLVEGGLRRLEMLKTMPELREKLWSVVNALQNGLRERGFNIGTTQTPVTPVILSGGVGEAAALAYDLRENFAIFCSVVIYPVVPKDIIMLRLIPTAAHTLEDVEETIKAFEAVKHKLESGVYKKGELAAAFQ; encoded by the coding sequence GTGGATTTATTCAAGAAATTTACGGTTGACATGGGGCCTTTGGGCAGACATGCAGGGGTAGAAGATGGTTATTTTATGTTTCCCAAATTGGAGGGAGACATTGCGCCCCGCATGAAGTTTAGAGGTCGTGAAGTCTTAACCTGGAGTCTTAATAGCTATTTAGGACTTGCAAATCACCCCGAAGTAAGAAAGATCGATAGGGAAGCCGCTGATAAGTGGGGACTGGCATACCCGATGGGAGCCAGAATTATGTCGGGTAATACTGATAAACATGATGAGTTAGAGGTGAACCTGGCTGCTTTTGTCAAAAAAGAAAGCGCCATGTTACTTAATTATGGATATCAGGGAATCCTCTCCATTATTGATGCATTGGTTGACAGAAAAGATATCATTGTTTATGATGGTGAGTCACATGCCTGTATCATTGATGGGGTAAGATTGCACATGGGAAAACGTTTTGTTTATCCTAACAATGACATCAATAACCTCGAGAAGCAGCTATCACGTGCTACCAAGCTGGCAAAAGAAACGGGAGGAGGTATCCTTGTAATTACCGAAGGTGTTTTTGGTATGTCAGGGAATATGGGCGCGCTCAAGGAAATTGTTGCTCTGAAAGAAAAATACGAATTCCGTCTGTTAGTAGATGATGCTCATGGTTTTGGTACCATGGGATCAAATGGAGCAGGCGCCGGCGAGGAACAAGGAGTACAAGATGGTATAGATTTATATTTCTCCACTTTTGCCAAGGCAATGGCCAGTATTGGTGCTTTTGTGGCAGGTGATGAGCAGGTAATACGCTATTTGCGCTATAACACCCGATCACAGATTTTTGCCAAATCATTGCCCATGGTGTTGGTGGAAGGAGGCTTAAGGCGTCTTGAGATGCTCAAAACCATGCCTGAGCTACGGGAGAAATTATGGTCTGTAGTAAATGCGCTACAGAATGGTTTGAGAGAAAGAGGCTTCAACATTGGCACTACACAGACTCCGGTAACACCAGTGATTCTAAGTGGTGGAGTAGGGGAAGCTGCTGCTTTGGCTTATGACTTAAGAGAGAATTTTGCCATTTTTTGCTCGGTGGTCATTTACCCTGTAGTACCTAAGGATATTATCATGTTACGTCTGATTCCTACGGCAGCACATACGCTGGAAGATGTAGAAGAAACCATAAAAGCTTTTGAAGCTGTCAAACATAAATTGGAATCTGGCGTTTACAAAAAAGGTGAGCTGGCGGCGGCTTTCCAATAA